GTCTTTCAGGGCAAAGTTAGTTTTTTTTCATTACAAACCAAACATATTGCAGAATTATTTCCCCATTGATATTCTATCACGTGGCGACAGCTCTCGAAAGCCGATAGCCCCTCTTTGGGGTCACCTATTTTCTGTCGAGCCACAGAATAAATTCTGTCCTTACATCAGAACAAATTCTGTCACGCCACAGAAACCTTTCTGTTTAACGACACGAGACAGCAAGTTATACAGTTTGTTTTGTACAACAAGATAAAAATATGACAAACGTCTCATCACGACAGAACACAGAATACTATAAATCAAATACTTAAAACAAAACAACATAAATCCAATGGGCATCTTAAGGGAATATAAATAAAATCAAAAAGAGAGAAAAGAGAAAAATTTCTCTTTTCCTATCAAACTATTTTGGAAAGCAAAGACAAATCTTTATCTTTGCCACACTATTATCTCTATTTCGGTGAAAGGGAATATGGATAATGAAAAGACACAGATGTATTAACCCACCCTCCGTGAAAGGGACTATTGTAATTGCTACAATGACAGATAAGAAAACTACCGTACAAGAGGCGGTCTCCATGCTGCGTGACGGCATGACTCTCATGATAGGCGGCTTTTTGGGAAATGGCTCGCCTGAAAACATTATTGACGAGATCGTCCGTGTAGGACTCAAGGACCTCACCATCATTGCAAACGACACCAGCTACACCGACAAGGGACTGGGCAAGCTCGTGGCAAACCACCAGGTGAAGAAGCTCATCGTGACTCATATCGGTACCAATCCTGTCACAGGAGAAAAGTACAATAATAAAGATATAGAGATCGAGTTCGTCCCACAGGGGACACTCGCAGAACGTATCCGTTGTGGTGGTTCGGGTCTCGGCGGTGTCCTCACTCGCACGGGGGTAGGTACCATCATAGCCGAAGGCAAGCAATCGATGACCATCGATGGTGTCGAGTACCTCTTGGAGCTTCCGCTCCGTGCTGATGCAGCACTTGTCTATGCTACCAAGGGTGATGAATATGGCAACCTTGTATATATGGGTACGATGCAGAACTTCAACCCCCTTATGGCCATGGCAGCCGACCTTGTCATCGCAGAGAT
This is a stretch of genomic DNA from Porphyromonas cangingivalis. It encodes these proteins:
- a CDS encoding CoA transferase subunit A; protein product: MTDKKTTVQEAVSMLRDGMTLMIGGFLGNGSPENIIDEIVRVGLKDLTIIANDTSYTDKGLGKLVANHQVKKLIVTHIGTNPVTGEKYNNKDIEIEFVPQGTLAERIRCGGSGLGGVLTRTGVGTIIAEGKQSMTIDGVEYLLELPLRADAALVYATKGDEYGNLVYMGTMQNFNPLMAMAADLVIAEIEHIVPAGEISVESIHTPHIMVDKIVQHN